In Chryseobacterium turcicum, a single window of DNA contains:
- a CDS encoding sensor histidine kinase, producing MKPLLSKTTKPFIIYVLIVLTISIPVYYFVVDFIWQEELDEHNTIVAEKTSYEFNRSDISQEEIQQNIALWNKIQPGTNIERINSDQIKPDTIFTEEKFKPFSADKKIERYRCLKKVIYIKNVPYLFTIETNIEETEDTVMIIGLVTGFFFIMIVIGLFILNRRLSKTIWGPFRDTLGKLKKFNLNTNNQISFYKTDTIEFEELNESLRKLIDHSVYVFKGQKEFTENASHELQTPLAIIKNKLDILLQSKDLTDEHYVIIEEINIALSRSSRINKNLLLLAKIENSQFDIIEMDINELINHSLGNLEEHIHQKSIVFSSEMDENVRSQGNISLTEILINNLLINAIRHTSQGGMMNVELASGYFTVSNSGTESLNPELIFTRFKRFSNDNSGSGLGLAIIKEICRFQNWEISYDFKNNLHIFSVKF from the coding sequence ATGAAACCGCTATTAAGTAAAACCACAAAACCGTTTATTATCTATGTATTAATCGTACTTACGATAAGCATTCCTGTTTATTATTTTGTAGTTGATTTTATTTGGCAGGAAGAATTAGACGAGCATAATACGATTGTGGCTGAGAAAACTTCTTATGAATTTAATAGGAGTGATATCAGTCAGGAAGAAATTCAGCAAAATATAGCCTTATGGAATAAAATTCAGCCGGGAACAAATATTGAAAGAATAAACTCAGACCAGATTAAACCGGATACGATTTTCACGGAAGAAAAATTTAAACCCTTTTCAGCAGATAAAAAAATAGAGCGTTACAGATGCCTGAAAAAGGTAATTTATATCAAAAATGTTCCCTATTTATTTACAATAGAAACCAATATTGAAGAAACCGAAGACACGGTAATGATTATCGGGCTTGTCACTGGTTTTTTCTTTATTATGATTGTTATTGGTCTTTTTATTTTGAACAGAAGACTATCTAAAACCATTTGGGGGCCCTTCCGAGATACTTTGGGAAAATTGAAAAAATTCAATCTGAACACTAACAATCAAATCAGTTTTTATAAGACTGATACTATCGAATTTGAAGAGCTGAACGAATCGTTGCGCAAATTAATCGACCATAGTGTTTATGTTTTTAAAGGACAAAAAGAATTTACAGAAAATGCTTCGCACGAGTTACAAACTCCACTTGCCATTATAAAGAACAAGCTGGATATTTTACTGCAAAGTAAAGATTTAACGGATGAGCATTATGTAATCATCGAAGAGATTAATATTGCATTAAGTAGAAGTTCAAGAATTAATAAAAACCTTCTCTTATTGGCGAAAATTGAAAACAGCCAATTTGATATCATAGAAATGGACATTAATGAACTAATCAATCATTCTCTCGGAAATCTGGAAGAACATATCCATCAAAAAAGCATTGTTTTTTCGTCTGAAATGGATGAAAATGTTAGATCTCAAGGAAATATATCTCTTACAGAGATTTTAATTAATAATCTTTTAATCAATGCAATAAGACATACAAGTCAAGGTGGAATGATGAATGTTGAGTTAGCATCTGGATATTTTACCGTATCTAATTCCGGAACAGAAAGCCTCAATCCTGAGTTAATATTCACAAGATTTAAAAGGTTTTCAAACGATAATAGTGGAAGCGGTCTTGGTCTCGCTATTATAAAGGAAATTTGCAGGTTTCAGAATTGGGAAATCAGTTATGATTTTAAAAATAACCTTCACATTTTTTCTGTGAAATTTTAA
- a CDS encoding efflux RND transporter periplasmic adaptor subunit: MYLKNISIFSLSVILLLSSCSGKNEEEKTVYENTKFKEKDQSTVQLSVQQMQTVGLTTTTVQEKTMQKLVRLNGKVDIAPSHISSISSIMGGHIKSIHVINGSRFSKGQILAVVEDPQFIQLQQDYLVTKAQLESARLNLNRQKDLNTSKASSDKTLQTAQADYSTLIATLKGLEEKLRIIGINAKGLSSGNIRSRINVYAPFNGFVSKISVNNGQYINPSDTLFELINPSGLLLELKVFEKDINDVKIGQEILVYNNQSPEKKSSAKIISIVPNIENGGSSVAVAKLSSPNHEFIKGMYINAEVTVNSRYTVGLPNESVVSFENKNYIFEELGNKKFKIIPVNTGISDDQFTEILKVENLRDKKIVQKGAYSLLMLLKNKVE; encoded by the coding sequence ATGTATCTTAAAAACATATCAATCTTCAGTTTAAGTGTAATCTTACTATTATCTTCCTGCTCAGGGAAAAATGAGGAAGAAAAAACAGTGTATGAAAACACAAAATTTAAAGAAAAAGACCAAAGTACGGTTCAATTATCGGTTCAACAAATGCAAACGGTCGGTTTAACAACGACAACGGTTCAGGAAAAGACGATGCAAAAATTGGTTCGACTGAATGGAAAAGTAGACATTGCACCTTCTCATATCAGTTCGATTTCCAGTATTATGGGCGGTCATATCAAATCGATTCATGTGATTAATGGAAGTCGTTTCAGCAAAGGACAGATTTTGGCTGTCGTGGAAGACCCACAATTTATCCAATTACAACAGGATTATTTAGTCACAAAAGCGCAGTTGGAATCGGCAAGGTTGAATCTCAATCGTCAAAAAGATTTAAATACCAGTAAAGCAAGCAGTGATAAAACCCTGCAAACAGCTCAGGCAGATTATTCAACTTTAATTGCAACGTTGAAAGGTCTGGAAGAAAAATTAAGAATCATCGGCATTAATGCAAAAGGATTAAGCTCTGGAAATATCAGAAGTAGAATTAATGTTTATGCTCCTTTCAATGGTTTTGTAAGCAAAATTTCAGTGAACAATGGGCAATATATTAATCCTTCAGACACTTTGTTTGAATTGATTAATCCTTCAGGTTTGTTGCTTGAGCTAAAAGTGTTTGAAAAAGATATCAATGATGTAAAAATCGGGCAGGAAATTTTGGTGTATAATAATCAAAGTCCTGAGAAAAAATCGAGTGCAAAAATTATAAGCATCGTTCCCAATATTGAAAACGGAGGTTCGTCGGTTGCTGTTGCCAAACTTTCGAGCCCGAATCATGAGTTTATCAAAGGGATGTACATCAACGCAGAAGTTACGGTCAACAGTCGTTACACTGTTGGTTTACCAAACGAATCAGTAGTTTCTTTTGAAAATAAAAACTATATTTTTGAAGAACTCGGAAATAAAAAATTCAAAATAATTCCTGTTAATACAGGGATTTCTGACGACCAATTCACAGAAATTTTAAAAGTGGAAAATTTGAGAGATAAAAAGATTGTTCAGAAAGGTGCCTATAGCCTTCTGATGTTGCTTAAAAATAAAGTGGAGTAA
- a CDS encoding efflux RND transporter periplasmic adaptor subunit — MKTINNRVWAANPPSAPNLFYFFEKNKKGFPLRSGCKIRPFNPDFCFNFKNGVAILLFSFLMISCSKTTESAPEIVTNAKPKTLVIVAYPSDTVQLNNTITLNATATYLLKSDVKANSTGYITKMTIKLADRVGKGSLLFGLQTKEARALGNTINKLDKSFRFNGTTTVTSPATGYVAMLNHQIGDYVQDGEVLATITDASSFGFVVDVPYEYLQIIKNKGSLPITLPDNTVLQGKIAKVMPSVDAVSQTVKVLLQVPNNNIPENLIGTISFSKTSAYGLSVPKMAVVSDETQSSFWVMKLINDTTAVKTDITKGVETDKYIQIKSGNLTTKDRVIISGNFGLSDTATVKIQKP, encoded by the coding sequence ATGAAGACTATTAATAATAGGGTTTGGGCAGCTAATCCGCCCTCCGCTCCCAATCTTTTTTATTTTTTTGAGAAAAATAAAAAAGGATTTCCGCTCAGGTCGGGCTGCAAGATTCGACCTTTTAATCCTGATTTCTGTTTTAATTTTAAAAATGGAGTTGCTATTCTTTTATTCAGTTTTTTAATGATAAGCTGCAGTAAAACTACAGAATCTGCACCCGAGATTGTGACCAATGCGAAACCAAAAACATTAGTCATAGTCGCTTATCCGTCAGATACAGTCCAATTAAATAATACAATTACACTCAATGCAACGGCAACTTATTTACTTAAATCTGATGTAAAAGCCAATTCTACAGGCTACATCACCAAAATGACCATCAAGTTAGCAGACCGTGTCGGAAAAGGAAGTCTACTTTTCGGATTACAGACCAAAGAAGCGAGAGCATTGGGAAATACCATCAATAAACTGGATAAATCTTTTCGTTTCAACGGAACGACGACGGTAACGAGCCCTGCAACAGGCTACGTTGCCATGCTGAATCATCAAATCGGAGATTATGTACAAGACGGAGAAGTTTTGGCAACCATTACCGACGCGAGCAGTTTTGGTTTCGTGGTTGATGTGCCTTATGAATACCTTCAAATCATCAAAAATAAAGGCTCTTTACCGATTACTTTGCCAGATAATACAGTTTTACAGGGGAAAATTGCCAAAGTAATGCCTTCTGTTGATGCGGTTTCTCAAACCGTAAAAGTGCTTTTGCAAGTTCCCAATAATAATATTCCTGAGAATTTAATTGGGACCATTAGCTTTTCTAAAACTTCCGCTTATGGACTTTCTGTTCCTAAAATGGCGGTTGTAAGTGATGAAACACAGTCTTCTTTTTGGGTAATGAAATTAATTAATGATACGACTGCTGTAAAAACTGATATTACAAAAGGTGTGGAAACAGATAAATATATTCAGATAAAATCAGGAAATCTGACGACGAAAGACAGAGTGATTATCTCTGGAAATTTTGGATTGAGTGATACGGCAACGGTAAAAATACAAAAACCTTAG
- a CDS encoding LTA synthase family protein, giving the protein MKISNSLKKPFQGRFSALFSTLSLYLLLSFLIRVVLLIWSSKDVDFSLFYIIRAFFTGFLFDLAIGSLFLFLYGIYLLIFPKRWIGSVFDRCFTYFYLTLIFIIIYFSLLAEIPFWDEFGVRFNFIAVDYLIYTYEVVENINQSYPLPVIALVLVGLIVSTIFIFKKCNIFKNTFSDKSPISNRIQYILPFVIIAVALGFLMKNKQADFSNNLVVNELGKNGAFSFVSAFKSNELDYETFYPKLSDKEAYSVVKKSLLQENQNYVSTQFDDISRATKGNQVENPNIIVIAIESFSADFLSTFGNKDNLTPNYEKLANESVFFTNLYATGTRTVRGMEALTLSVPPTPGNSIVRRPNNDNLFSVSTIVKSKNYQPYFIYGGDGYFDNMNNFFGGQGFDIVDRDRGNPLSDNIKTQRFKIEDKEVSFENAWGICDEDLYKQSIKYADKSTKANKPFFQFVMTTSNHKPYTFPAGKIDLPQGERNGAVKYTDYALGKFINDAKSKPWFKNTVFVIVADHCASSAGKWEINIAKHHIPAIIYNLKQQPEKIERLTSQIDVMPTLFGYLGWNYNTSLYGKDINQTKIGDERAFIGNYRTLGMLKGNIFTQIDDRKRVKQFVVSGADKSLSEVKSKNNEQVAETISYYQTASERFKNGKMKVR; this is encoded by the coding sequence ATGAAAATATCGAATTCACTAAAGAAACCTTTCCAAGGACGGTTTTCAGCACTTTTCAGTACATTGAGTTTATATCTTTTACTCTCATTTCTGATAAGAGTAGTTCTTCTAATTTGGTCTTCAAAAGATGTAGATTTTAGCCTGTTTTACATCATTAGAGCATTTTTTACGGGATTTCTGTTTGATTTGGCGATAGGCTCATTATTCCTTTTTTTATATGGAATTTATCTTTTGATATTTCCAAAAAGATGGATTGGTTCTGTGTTTGACCGATGCTTTACTTACTTTTATTTAACCCTTATTTTCATCATTATTTACTTCAGCCTTTTGGCGGAAATTCCTTTTTGGGACGAGTTTGGCGTAAGATTCAATTTCATTGCGGTAGATTATTTAATTTACACGTATGAGGTTGTTGAGAATATTAATCAGTCTTATCCTTTGCCGGTAATTGCTTTGGTTTTAGTGGGATTGATTGTTTCCACTATTTTCATTTTTAAGAAATGCAATATTTTTAAAAATACTTTTTCAGATAAAAGTCCGATTTCAAATCGTATTCAATATATACTTCCTTTTGTAATCATTGCTGTTGCTTTAGGATTTTTAATGAAAAATAAACAAGCAGATTTTAGCAATAATTTGGTGGTGAATGAATTGGGGAAAAATGGAGCATTTTCATTTGTTTCAGCATTTAAATCTAATGAATTGGATTATGAAACATTTTATCCAAAACTTTCAGATAAAGAAGCTTATTCTGTGGTGAAGAAAAGTCTTTTGCAGGAAAATCAAAATTATGTTTCGACTCAATTTGATGATATTTCGAGAGCGACAAAAGGAAATCAAGTGGAGAATCCGAATATTATTGTGATTGCCATCGAAAGTTTCAGTGCCGACTTTTTAAGCACATTCGGAAATAAAGATAACCTGACTCCGAATTATGAAAAATTAGCCAACGAGAGTGTATTCTTTACCAATTTGTATGCAACCGGAACCAGAACCGTTCGTGGTATGGAAGCGTTAACGTTATCCGTTCCTCCAACTCCCGGAAACAGTATTGTGAGAAGACCAAATAATGATAATTTATTTTCTGTTTCAACCATTGTAAAGTCTAAAAACTATCAGCCTTATTTCATTTATGGAGGTGACGGTTATTTTGATAATATGAATAATTTCTTTGGCGGACAAGGATTCGATATTGTCGACAGAGACCGAGGAAACCCTTTATCTGACAACATTAAAACACAAAGATTCAAGATAGAAGATAAAGAAGTGAGTTTTGAAAATGCGTGGGGAATTTGTGATGAAGATTTGTACAAACAATCGATAAAATATGCTGATAAAAGCACCAAAGCAAACAAACCATTTTTTCAGTTTGTAATGACGACTTCCAATCACAAGCCTTATACTTTTCCTGCTGGTAAAATTGACCTTCCACAAGGCGAAAGAAATGGGGCAGTGAAATATACAGATTACGCTTTAGGAAAGTTTATCAACGATGCAAAATCAAAACCTTGGTTTAAAAACACCGTGTTTGTGATTGTTGCAGACCATTGCGCAAGCAGTGCCGGGAAATGGGAAATTAATATTGCAAAACATCATATTCCGGCAATTATTTATAACTTAAAACAACAGCCTGAAAAAATTGAAAGATTGACTTCTCAGATTGATGTGATGCCAACATTATTTGGATATTTAGGATGGAATTACAATACCAGTTTGTACGGAAAAGACATTAACCAAACAAAAATCGGTGACGAAAGAGCTTTTATCGGAAATTACAGAACGTTGGGGATGCTGAAAGGAAATATTTTCACCCAAATTGATGACCGAAAAAGAGTGAAACAATTTGTGGTTTCGGGAGCTGATAAGTCTTTATCAGAAGTGAAATCAAAGAATAATGAGCAGGTTGCTGAAACGATTTCGTATTATCAAACCGCAAGTGAAAGATTTAAAAATGGAAAAATGAAAGTACGTTAA
- a CDS encoding TolC family protein produces MSCLKLDAQSKNTLPYFLATAETNSPVLNDYNNQIISNRIDSLKLKATYGFIFTGEGNVAYSPNIKGWGYDNALTNGQSLFAGVRVAKEFISRNNLNTRLDGVNASIAQVLAQKNISLQTLKKQITDQYIATYASQQQYNLSKEIIHLLNQEDIVLKKLTQASVFKQTDYLTFKVTLQQNELTLEQQKADWQNNYSLLKYVSGIVDDTFEPLDSPSFNETLNPVSFEQSIYENAFKADSLKLSNDAKIIQYNYKPKITAFSDSGYQSSFTSTPYKNFGLSVGVGVSIPIYDGHQKKMLLQQNQLLLQTRQKYLEQTQRQYQQQIFQISNQLEQYHQLINTANQQITYAKTLVDANAKQLPTGDVRMVDFILSINNLLSLKGNIIQYNTTLFNLKNQLQYLIIQ; encoded by the coding sequence ATGAGTTGTTTAAAACTTGATGCGCAATCAAAAAATACACTGCCTTATTTCCTTGCGACGGCGGAAACCAATAGTCCTGTTTTAAATGATTACAACAATCAGATTATTTCTAATCGAATTGACAGTTTAAAATTAAAGGCAACGTATGGTTTTATCTTTACCGGAGAAGGAAATGTAGCATACTCACCGAATATAAAAGGTTGGGGATACGATAATGCACTCACAAACGGACAATCGCTTTTTGCAGGCGTTCGGGTTGCCAAAGAATTCATTAGTCGTAATAATTTGAATACCCGACTTGACGGAGTTAATGCAAGTATTGCCCAAGTTTTAGCACAGAAAAATATCAGTCTTCAGACACTAAAAAAACAAATTACTGACCAATATATTGCCACGTATGCGAGTCAGCAACAATATAATTTAAGTAAAGAAATCATTCATTTGCTGAATCAGGAAGATATTGTATTGAAAAAACTGACACAAGCTTCAGTTTTCAAACAGACAGATTATCTGACTTTTAAAGTGACGCTTCAACAAAATGAGCTGACTCTCGAACAGCAAAAAGCCGATTGGCAGAACAATTATTCGTTACTAAAATATGTTTCAGGAATTGTTGATGACACTTTCGAACCTCTTGATTCTCCTTCTTTTAATGAAACCTTAAATCCTGTTTCCTTTGAACAAAGTATCTACGAAAATGCCTTTAAAGCCGATAGTTTAAAGCTTTCAAACGACGCTAAAATCATTCAGTACAATTATAAACCGAAGATTACGGCTTTTTCGGATAGCGGTTATCAGTCTTCGTTTACCAGTACGCCGTATAAAAATTTCGGTTTGAGCGTCGGAGTCGGAGTTAGCATTCCGATTTATGATGGGCATCAGAAAAAAATGTTGCTGCAACAGAATCAATTATTATTGCAAACCCGACAAAAGTATCTTGAGCAGACTCAAAGGCAATATCAACAGCAGATTTTTCAGATTAGCAATCAGCTAGAGCAGTATCATCAATTGATAAATACCGCAAATCAGCAAATTACTTATGCTAAAACCTTGGTTGATGCCAATGCCAAACAACTTCCGACAGGCGATGTGAGGATGGTCGATTTTATTTTATCCATCAACAATTTATTGAGTTTAAAAGGAAATATCATTCAGTACAACACGACATTATTCAATCTGAAAAACCAGTTGCAATATCTAATTATTCAATAA
- a CDS encoding response regulator transcription factor, which translates to MKILIIEDEKELAQSVAEYLSEENYLCSFATNFREAIDKIENHEYDCIILDIMLPDGNGLEILQELKKQNKQDGVIIVSAKNAVDDRVNGLQLGADDYLTKPFHLSELMARVFSIIRRKQFENSNIIQQNELQIDLLSKTITVNREVVVLTKKEFDLLIYFVGNKNKVISKSTLAEHLSGDFADMLDNHDFVYAHVKNLKKKLYDAGCDHYLKTVYGTGYKWIN; encoded by the coding sequence ATGAAAATACTAATCATAGAAGACGAAAAAGAGCTGGCTCAAAGTGTTGCAGAATATTTATCTGAAGAGAATTATTTGTGCTCTTTTGCGACTAATTTTCGTGAGGCTATTGATAAAATTGAAAATCACGAGTATGACTGTATTATTTTAGATATTATGCTTCCAGATGGAAACGGGCTTGAGATATTGCAAGAATTAAAAAAGCAAAATAAACAGGATGGAGTGATTATTGTTTCTGCAAAAAATGCTGTAGACGACAGAGTAAATGGTTTGCAGCTGGGCGCTGATGATTATTTAACCAAACCTTTTCATTTGTCTGAATTGATGGCGCGGGTATTTTCTATCATCCGAAGAAAGCAGTTTGAAAATTCTAATATCATTCAGCAAAACGAATTGCAAATCGACCTTTTATCAAAGACCATTACAGTCAATCGTGAAGTTGTTGTTTTAACCAAAAAAGAGTTTGATTTATTGATTTATTTTGTCGGAAACAAAAATAAGGTGATTTCTAAAAGTACTTTGGCAGAGCATCTATCGGGAGATTTTGCTGATATGCTCGATAATCATGATTTTGTTTACGCTCATGTGAAAAATTTAAAGAAAAAACTTTATGATGCAGGTTGTGACCACTACCTGAAAACGGTGTACGGAACAGGATACAAATGGATAAATTAA